One window from the genome of Pararhizobium gei encodes:
- a CDS encoding bifunctional rhamnulose-1-phosphate aldolase/short-chain dehydrogenase, producing MLDKQQGLRLANLWDDAKAAGMSEPERLLYRSNLLGSDKRITNYGGGNTSAKVMEKDPLGGGTVEVLWVKGSGGDVGTIKMDGFSTLYMEKLEALKGLYRGLEHEDEMVGYLPHCTFNLNPRAASIDTPLHAYVPKKHVDHMHPDAIIAIAASKNSRELTQQIFGDDIGWLPWKRPGFELGLWLSKFCAENPGARGLILESHGLFTWGDTAKEAYETTIEIINKAIAWFETTNMAPAFGGAVKPVLPAQERRAVAQKLMPVIRGMISVDERKLGHFDDSQAVLDFVTSKNLAPLAALGTSCPDHFLRTKICPLVIDFDPANPDIDRTLAGLEAAIAEYRAGYAAYYERCKRYNSPAMRDPNAVVYLIPGVGMITFAKDKATARISGEFYVNAINVMRGASGVSTYVGLPEQEAFDIEYWLLEEAKLQRMPKPKMLAGKIALVTGGAGGIGKATANRLMQEGACVVLADIDETALASALSELGGRYGKDFVRAVTMNVTDEVAVQTSFADALLEFGGLDILVSNAGLASSAAIEDTTLALWNKNLDILATGYFLVSREAFRIFRNQKAGGNVVFVASKNGLAASPGASAYCTAKAAEIHLARCLALEGASAQIRVNVVNPDAVLRGSKIWTGEWKEQRAAVYKTDMEGLEAMYRERSMLKLSVFPEDIAEAIYFLASDMSAKSTGNIINVDAGNAQSFTR from the coding sequence ATGCTCGACAAGCAACAAGGCTTGCGCCTTGCCAATCTCTGGGACGATGCCAAGGCAGCCGGCATGAGCGAGCCCGAGCGGCTGCTTTACCGCTCCAACCTGCTTGGCTCCGACAAGCGCATCACCAATTACGGCGGTGGCAATACCTCCGCCAAAGTCATGGAAAAGGATCCGCTCGGCGGTGGTACGGTCGAGGTTCTCTGGGTCAAGGGTTCGGGCGGCGACGTCGGCACCATCAAGATGGACGGCTTCTCGACGCTGTACATGGAGAAGCTGGAAGCGCTGAAGGGTCTTTACCGTGGCCTCGAGCATGAAGACGAAATGGTCGGCTACCTGCCGCACTGCACCTTCAACCTCAATCCGCGCGCAGCCTCGATCGACACGCCGCTGCACGCCTATGTGCCGAAGAAACATGTCGACCACATGCACCCCGACGCAATCATCGCCATTGCCGCGTCCAAGAACAGCCGCGAGCTGACCCAGCAGATCTTCGGCGACGATATCGGCTGGCTGCCCTGGAAGCGTCCCGGCTTTGAACTGGGCCTCTGGCTGTCGAAATTCTGTGCCGAAAACCCTGGCGCACGCGGGCTGATCCTGGAAAGCCATGGCCTGTTCACCTGGGGCGACACGGCCAAGGAAGCCTACGAGACGACGATCGAGATCATCAACAAGGCGATTGCATGGTTCGAGACGACCAATATGGCGCCGGCCTTCGGCGGCGCGGTGAAGCCGGTCCTGCCAGCTCAAGAACGCCGCGCCGTGGCGCAGAAACTGATGCCGGTCATCCGTGGCATGATCAGTGTCGACGAACGCAAGCTTGGCCATTTCGACGACAGTCAGGCCGTGCTTGATTTCGTCACCTCGAAGAACCTTGCGCCGTTGGCCGCCCTCGGCACATCCTGCCCGGACCATTTCCTGCGCACCAAGATCTGCCCGCTGGTGATCGATTTCGACCCGGCCAATCCGGATATCGACAGGACGCTTGCCGGCCTCGAAGCGGCGATTGCCGAGTACCGCGCCGGTTACGCCGCCTATTACGAGCGCTGCAAGCGTTATAATAGCCCGGCGATGCGCGATCCGAATGCCGTCGTCTACCTAATCCCCGGCGTCGGCATGATCACCTTTGCCAAGGACAAGGCGACGGCCCGGATCTCCGGCGAATTCTACGTCAATGCCATCAACGTCATGCGCGGCGCGTCCGGCGTCTCCACCTATGTCGGCCTTCCGGAACAGGAAGCGTTCGATATCGAATACTGGTTGCTTGAGGAAGCCAAGCTGCAGCGCATGCCCAAGCCGAAGATGCTGGCCGGCAAGATTGCGCTTGTCACCGGCGGCGCCGGCGGCATCGGCAAGGCGACAGCCAACCGGCTGATGCAGGAAGGCGCCTGCGTTGTGCTCGCCGATATCGACGAGACGGCGCTTGCCTCGGCCCTGAGCGAACTCGGCGGCCGTTACGGCAAGGACTTCGTCCGCGCCGTCACCATGAATGTCACGGATGAGGTCGCCGTGCAGACGAGTTTTGCCGACGCGCTGCTGGAATTCGGGGGCCTCGACATTCTCGTTTCCAATGCAGGCCTAGCCTCATCCGCGGCGATCGAAGACACGACGTTGGCGCTGTGGAACAAGAACCTGGACATTCTGGCGACCGGGTATTTCCTTGTCTCGCGCGAAGCGTTCCGGATTTTCCGCAACCAGAAGGCCGGCGGCAATGTCGTTTTCGTCGCTTCCAAGAACGGTCTTGCCGCATCCCCCGGCGCATCTGCCTATTGCACGGCCAAGGCCGCTGAAATCCATCTTGCCCGGTGCCTGGCGCTGGAAGGCGCATCCGCGCAGATCCGGGTCAACGTCGTAAACCCGGATGCAGTGCTGCGTGGGTCGAAGATCTGGACCGGCGAATGGAAGGAACAGCGCGCTGCCGTCTACAAGACGGACATGGAGGGGCTGGAAGCGATGTATCGCGAGCGCTCCATGCTCAAGCTCAGCGTCTTTCCGGAAGACATTGCCGAAGCGATCTATTTCCTGGCATCCGACATGTCGGCCAAATCCACCGGCAACATCATCAATGTCGATGCGGGCAATGCACAATCCTTTACACGCTGA
- a CDS encoding adenylate/guanylate cyclase domain-containing protein, translating to MPNPSSAGSGLLSGRPDTLPADSSDIIDWLMTETRDQRFIDDIFLDLCERLNAAGIPVSRGTLHFRILHPQWLGARILWRRGLAESEIETFGHGVEDTSGYLNSPAYEINSGATIVRQNLEFAPGVVPRYPLYDELRAEGHTDYVAWPLLHTQGKRHIITFASDRPGGFHDSDIISLAELLPAFALVSEIRLKNRMARSLLDTYVGPHASEQILAGATTRGSGVTVGAAILICDLRDFTGISDLWPRDDVIELLNGYFDAMSDPIEKHGGEILKFMGDGLLAIFPLSNDNACKGLLQAIHEAQVAMRALNEENRKMGHAHLGYGIGVHVGDVMYGNIGSRQRLDFTVIGPAVNIASRLETLTKDLKRPVLLSRDFVEMAGCRMDMEDLGPQMLRGLAEPVDVFAFEPSSEIDFINCSSRSA from the coding sequence ATGCCTAATCCATCCAGCGCCGGATCTGGGCTGCTTTCCGGACGACCCGACACCCTGCCAGCCGACAGCAGCGACATCATCGATTGGCTGATGACCGAGACGCGCGATCAGCGCTTCATAGACGATATTTTCCTCGACCTTTGCGAAAGATTGAATGCCGCCGGAATCCCCGTGTCGCGCGGGACGCTGCATTTTCGCATTCTTCACCCCCAATGGCTCGGAGCACGCATTCTCTGGCGCAGGGGGCTGGCGGAGTCGGAGATCGAGACCTTCGGTCACGGTGTCGAGGATACATCCGGATATCTCAACAGCCCCGCCTATGAGATAAACAGTGGCGCCACGATCGTTCGCCAGAATCTCGAATTCGCCCCCGGCGTCGTGCCGCGTTACCCGCTCTATGACGAACTGCGTGCCGAAGGGCACACGGATTATGTCGCGTGGCCGCTCCTGCACACCCAGGGCAAGCGACACATCATAACATTTGCCAGTGACAGACCGGGCGGTTTTCACGACAGCGACATCATCTCTCTCGCCGAGCTTCTGCCGGCCTTCGCGCTTGTCAGCGAAATCCGCCTGAAGAACCGAATGGCGCGCTCCCTTCTCGACACATATGTGGGGCCGCATGCCAGCGAACAGATCCTGGCCGGCGCGACAACGCGGGGTAGTGGTGTCACCGTCGGCGCTGCGATCCTGATCTGCGATCTCAGGGATTTCACCGGCATTTCCGACCTTTGGCCCCGCGACGATGTCATCGAACTCCTCAACGGATATTTCGACGCGATGTCCGACCCCATCGAGAAACATGGCGGAGAAATCCTGAAATTCATGGGAGACGGCTTGCTGGCCATTTTTCCATTGAGCAATGACAATGCATGCAAAGGCCTGCTGCAGGCCATTCACGAAGCCCAGGTCGCCATGCGTGCTTTGAATGAAGAGAACAGGAAGATGGGTCATGCTCATCTTGGTTACGGCATTGGCGTGCATGTGGGAGATGTCATGTATGGCAATATCGGATCGCGGCAGCGTCTTGATTTTACCGTCATCGGCCCGGCGGTGAATATTGCATCGCGCCTTGAAACACTGACCAAGGATTTGAAACGTCCGGTGCTTTTGTCGCGCGATTTTGTCGAGATGGCTGGCTGCCGGATGGATATGGAAGATCTTGGTCCGCAGATGCTCCGGGGTCTCGCCGAGCCGGTTGATGTCTTTGCCTTCGAGCCCAGCAGTGAAATCGATTTCATCAATTGCTCGTCACGGTCTGCCTGA
- the rhaI gene encoding L-rhamnose catabolism isomerase, which yields MSDFIIEPDIIARDNEARIADIKADYDHLGTQLARRGIDIDSVKAKVSAYGVAVPSWGVGTGGTRFARFPGTGEPRNIYDKIEDCSVIQQLTKATPTVSLHIPWDKVDNLSELKEKGNALGLGFDAMNSNTFSDAPDQAHSYKFGSLSHADSATRQQAVDHNLECIEIGKALGSKALTVWIGDGSNFPGQSNFTKSFERYLDAMKAIYKGLPDDWKIFSEHKMFEPAFYSTVVQDWGTNYLIAQELGPKAYCLVDLGHHAPNVNIEMIVARLIQFKKLGGFHFNDSKYGDDDLDTGSIDPYRLFLVFNELVDAETRAAEGFAPMHMLDQSHNVTDPIESLMNSATEVSRAYAQALLVDRKALEAYQDGNDALMATETLKAAFRIHVEPILAMSRYEAGGAISPVAAYRASGYRAKVSGERPASKSGGGGIV from the coding sequence ATGAGCGACTTCATCATCGAGCCCGACATCATTGCCCGGGACAACGAGGCGCGCATCGCCGACATCAAGGCGGACTACGATCACCTTGGTACACAGCTTGCCCGTCGCGGCATCGATATTGACAGCGTAAAAGCGAAAGTCTCAGCCTACGGCGTTGCCGTTCCCTCCTGGGGCGTGGGCACCGGCGGAACGCGCTTTGCCCGTTTTCCTGGTACCGGCGAACCGCGCAATATCTACGACAAGATCGAGGATTGCTCGGTCATCCAGCAATTGACCAAGGCGACGCCGACGGTTTCGCTGCATATTCCCTGGGACAAGGTGGATAACCTCTCGGAATTAAAGGAGAAGGGCAACGCACTCGGCCTCGGCTTCGACGCGATGAACTCCAACACCTTCTCCGACGCGCCCGACCAGGCGCATTCCTATAAATTCGGCTCGCTCAGCCACGCCGACTCGGCAACCCGGCAACAGGCGGTCGATCACAATCTCGAATGTATCGAGATCGGCAAGGCGCTGGGCTCGAAAGCCCTCACCGTCTGGATCGGCGACGGCTCCAACTTTCCCGGCCAGAGCAATTTCACCAAAAGCTTCGAGCGTTACCTCGATGCGATGAAGGCGATCTACAAGGGACTGCCGGACGACTGGAAGATTTTCTCCGAGCACAAAATGTTCGAGCCGGCCTTCTACTCGACCGTCGTTCAGGATTGGGGCACCAACTATCTAATTGCCCAGGAACTCGGCCCTAAGGCGTATTGCCTCGTCGATCTCGGCCATCATGCGCCGAACGTCAATATCGAGATGATCGTCGCGCGGCTGATCCAGTTCAAGAAGCTTGGCGGCTTCCATTTCAATGATTCGAAGTATGGCGACGACGATCTGGATACGGGGTCGATCGATCCTTACCGCCTGTTTCTCGTTTTCAACGAACTGGTGGATGCGGAAACGCGCGCCGCGGAAGGCTTTGCGCCGATGCACATGCTCGACCAGAGCCACAATGTCACCGACCCGATCGAGAGCCTGATGAACAGCGCGACCGAAGTCAGCCGAGCCTATGCGCAGGCGCTGCTCGTCGATCGCAAAGCGCTCGAAGCCTATCAGGACGGCAACGACGCGCTAATGGCGACGGAAACGCTGAAAGCCGCGTTCCGCATCCATGTCGAGCCTATTCTCGCCATGTCGCGCTACGAGGCCGGCGGCGCGATTTCGCCGGTTGCGGCCTACCGCGCCAGCGGCTACCGCGCCAAGGTCTCCGGCGAACGCCCGGCTTCGAAAAGCGGCGGCGGCGGTATCGTCTGA
- a CDS encoding DUF2735 domain-containing protein: protein MANVTVIGSGNVYEFPVLSRKSGGRRFDAAAVVTDFRPKPSLVVDYSNWYHQEALRDAETKPQS, encoded by the coding sequence ATGGCAAATGTTACAGTAATCGGCTCAGGCAATGTTTATGAGTTCCCCGTGTTAAGTCGAAAATCAGGTGGGCGCCGCTTCGATGCCGCAGCCGTTGTCACGGACTTCAGGCCCAAGCCCTCGCTGGTCGTTGATTACAGCAACTGGTATCATCAGGAAGCCCTGCGAGACGCCGAGACCAAGCCGCAGTCTTGA
- a CDS encoding YbaK/EbsC family protein — MSLSSVKAFFAEHAPEIGIIELSRSTATVAQAAEGHGVEPAQIAKTLALRLQQEVILIVTRGDARIDNRKFRALFSAKPRMLGLDEVEAETGHPVGGVCPFGLIKPHRIYCDISLRSFDEVVPAAGAPNAAVRIDPHQMAQIVSAEWIDVCDLSLR; from the coding sequence ATGAGCCTTTCGTCAGTCAAAGCCTTTTTCGCCGAACATGCGCCGGAAATCGGCATTATCGAACTGTCCCGCAGCACGGCAACGGTTGCCCAAGCTGCGGAAGGCCATGGTGTTGAACCGGCACAAATTGCAAAAACACTCGCCCTGAGGCTGCAGCAAGAGGTGATCCTCATCGTTACCCGGGGCGATGCGCGGATCGACAACAGAAAGTTCAGGGCTCTGTTTTCAGCAAAGCCGCGGATGCTGGGGCTGGACGAGGTTGAGGCTGAAACCGGCCATCCTGTCGGTGGCGTCTGCCCTTTCGGGCTTATCAAGCCGCACAGGATTTATTGCGATATTTCTCTAAGATCGTTCGATGAGGTTGTTCCGGCGGCAGGGGCGCCGAACGCGGCAGTCAGGATAGACCCTCACCAGATGGCTCAAATCGTCTCCGCCGAATGGATCGACGTCTGTGATCTTAGCCTGCGGTGA
- a CDS encoding PAS domain-containing hybrid sensor histidine kinase/response regulator, which produces MAGRLGTWELDVDGKSLLMSDTCKAVFGRQPDDDFDFEAVVAALHPEDRDRILETAERSVSLGIDYAVEHRTIWPNGTVHWTEVRARVVKDKFGRPSRLTGVASDITSRKLYEDHLRHLNDTLEERVTQRTAELRQAHETLLAEVAQRERAEEQLRHAQKMEAIGQLTGGVAHDFNNLLMAVLGNIELLQKQLAGDPKAKRLLDGAMQGAKRGAALTQRLLAFARKQDLHVEPVDMAGLLHGMTDLLERSVGASIHIDWSIPAALPHALVDGNQVELALLNLAVNARDAMPNGGQLRLELDIVEGGISSRAAPGRYLRVAVTDTGHGMDAETLEKAIDPFFSTKELGKGTGLGLSMIHGLAVQLNGAFHLASTPGKGTRAELWFPATDEKQMKNDGEIPQEQHAVHARILIVDDDALIAMSTVDMLEDLGHEVIEANSGERALEILAGDDRIDLMITDYSMPGMNGAQLAKAALELKPKLPILVATGYADLPPGAGIDLPRLGKPYTQEQMATEIVKVLQR; this is translated from the coding sequence GTGGCAGGCAGGCTCGGAACATGGGAGCTGGATGTGGACGGCAAGAGCCTGCTGATGTCCGATACCTGCAAGGCTGTTTTCGGGCGGCAGCCCGACGATGATTTTGATTTTGAGGCGGTGGTTGCTGCGCTGCATCCGGAAGACAGGGATAGGATTCTGGAAACTGCAGAACGCAGTGTGAGCCTTGGGATCGATTACGCCGTCGAACACCGGACAATTTGGCCCAATGGCACGGTCCACTGGACGGAGGTACGGGCCCGCGTCGTGAAGGATAAGTTTGGCCGACCGAGTCGCCTCACCGGCGTTGCCTCGGACATCACCAGCCGGAAGCTCTATGAAGATCACCTTCGTCATCTGAACGATACACTGGAGGAACGGGTTACCCAGCGGACGGCAGAACTGCGGCAGGCGCACGAAACGCTGCTGGCGGAAGTTGCCCAGCGCGAACGCGCAGAGGAACAATTGCGCCACGCTCAGAAGATGGAGGCGATCGGTCAACTGACCGGTGGCGTCGCACATGATTTCAACAATCTCCTGATGGCCGTTCTCGGCAATATCGAACTCCTGCAAAAGCAGCTAGCCGGCGATCCAAAGGCCAAGCGGCTTCTCGATGGTGCGATGCAGGGAGCCAAGCGGGGGGCGGCGTTGACGCAGAGATTGCTGGCATTTGCGCGCAAGCAGGACTTGCACGTGGAGCCAGTGGACATGGCAGGGCTGCTTCACGGCATGACCGATCTGCTGGAGCGTTCGGTGGGAGCGTCGATCCACATTGACTGGAGTATTCCCGCCGCTTTGCCCCATGCACTCGTTGATGGCAACCAGGTGGAGCTCGCGCTGCTCAATCTTGCGGTCAATGCGCGTGATGCGATGCCGAATGGGGGGCAATTGCGGTTGGAACTTGATATAGTGGAGGGCGGGATATCCAGCCGTGCTGCACCTGGTCGCTACCTGCGCGTTGCCGTGACGGATACGGGACACGGCATGGATGCCGAAACGCTGGAAAAGGCGATCGATCCATTTTTTTCCACCAAGGAACTGGGTAAGGGAACGGGCCTCGGTTTATCGATGATCCATGGCCTGGCGGTACAACTGAACGGCGCCTTCCATCTCGCAAGCACCCCCGGCAAGGGAACACGCGCCGAACTCTGGTTTCCGGCCACCGACGAGAAGCAAATGAAAAACGACGGCGAAATTCCGCAGGAGCAACACGCTGTGCATGCCAGAATATTGATTGTCGATGACGACGCCCTCATCGCGATGAGCACCGTTGACATGCTGGAAGATCTTGGCCACGAGGTCATTGAAGCGAACTCAGGAGAGCGAGCGCTCGAGATATTGGCCGGTGATGACCGTATCGACCTGATGATTACCGACTATTCAATGCCAGGTATGAACGGGGCTCAATTGGCTAAGGCGGCGCTGGAATTGAAGCCCAAGCTGCCCATTCTCGTTGCAACCGGCTACGCGGATCTTCCTCCGGGTGCCGGTATCGACCTACCCCGGTTGGGCAAGCCCTATACACAGGAGCAGATGGCGACTGAAATCGTCAAGGTACTGCAGCGCTGA
- a CDS encoding YqaE/Pmp3 family membrane protein: MDVVRILLAILLPPVGVFLQVGIGLQFWLNILLTLCGYIPGIIHAIWVILRR, translated from the coding sequence TTGGACGTTGTCCGTATTCTTCTCGCCATTCTTCTGCCGCCTGTCGGCGTTTTCCTGCAGGTCGGCATCGGCCTGCAGTTCTGGCTGAATATTCTCTTGACGCTGTGCGGCTACATCCCAGGCATCATTCACGCCATCTGGGTCATCCTCAGGCGATAA
- a CDS encoding glutamine synthetase beta-grasp domain-containing protein, producing the protein MTKYKLEYIWLDGYTPVPNLRGKTQVKEFETFPTLDQLPLWGFDGSSTMQAEGRSSDCVLKPVAIYPDPARTNGALVMCEVMMPDGVTPHSTNARATILDDEGTWFGFEQEYFFYKDGRPLGFPENGFPAPQGPYYTGVGYSNVGDIARQIVEEHLDLCLEAGINHEGINAEVAKGQWEFQIFGKGSKRAADEIWMARYLLQRLTEQYGIDIEYHCKPLGDTDWNGSGMHANFSTKYMREVGGKDYFEALMAAFDKNLMDHIAVYGPDNDKRLTGKHETAPWNKFSYGVADRGASIRVPHSFIKNDYKGYLEDRRPNSQGCPYQIASQILKTISEVPLEGKVSAAA; encoded by the coding sequence ATGACGAAATACAAGCTCGAGTACATCTGGCTCGATGGCTACACTCCGGTTCCCAATCTGCGCGGCAAGACGCAGGTCAAGGAATTCGAAACGTTCCCGACGCTCGACCAACTCCCGCTTTGGGGCTTTGACGGCTCCTCGACGATGCAGGCTGAGGGCCGCAGCTCCGATTGCGTGCTCAAGCCGGTTGCGATCTATCCCGATCCGGCCCGCACGAACGGCGCGCTCGTCATGTGCGAAGTGATGATGCCGGACGGCGTCACCCCGCACTCCACCAACGCCCGCGCGACGATCCTCGATGACGAAGGCACATGGTTCGGCTTCGAGCAGGAATACTTCTTCTACAAGGACGGCCGACCGCTCGGCTTCCCGGAAAATGGTTTCCCCGCTCCGCAGGGCCCGTATTACACCGGCGTCGGTTACTCGAACGTGGGCGACATCGCGCGCCAGATCGTCGAAGAACATCTGGATTTGTGCCTCGAAGCCGGCATCAATCACGAAGGCATCAATGCCGAGGTGGCCAAGGGTCAGTGGGAATTCCAGATCTTCGGCAAGGGCTCCAAAAGGGCCGCCGACGAAATCTGGATGGCGCGCTACCTGCTGCAGCGCCTGACCGAACAGTATGGCATTGATATCGAATATCATTGCAAGCCGCTCGGCGACACCGACTGGAACGGTTCGGGCATGCATGCCAACTTCTCGACAAAATATATGCGCGAAGTCGGTGGCAAGGACTATTTCGAGGCGCTCATGGCTGCCTTCGACAAGAACCTGATGGATCATATCGCCGTCTATGGACCGGACAATGACAAGCGCCTGACCGGCAAGCACGAAACGGCGCCATGGAACAAGTTCTCCTACGGCGTTGCCGACCGCGGCGCGTCGATCCGCGTCCCGCATTCCTTCATCAAGAACGACTATAAGGGCTATCTCGAAGATCGCCGCCCGAACTCGCAGGGCTGCCCCTACCAGATCGCGTCCCAGATTCTGAAAACGATCTCGGAAGTACCGCTCGAAGGCAAGGTTTCGGCCGCTGCCTGA
- a CDS encoding ferritin-like domain-containing protein: protein MAEKTLNDLFLDTLKDIYFAEKQILKALPKMARASQSEEGKAAFLQHREETQGQIERLEQVFELLGKPARGKTCEAILGIIAEGEEIIEEFKGSPALDAGLISSAQAVEHYEIARYGTLKAWATQLGMKEAVVLLDATLQEEVATDEKLTQLGEGSANKKGTRKSA, encoded by the coding sequence ATGGCCGAAAAGACATTGAACGATCTCTTCCTTGATACGCTCAAGGATATCTACTTTGCAGAGAAGCAGATTTTGAAGGCGTTGCCGAAGATGGCCCGCGCTTCCCAGTCGGAAGAAGGCAAGGCTGCTTTCCTGCAGCACAGGGAAGAAACGCAAGGGCAGATCGAGCGTCTTGAACAGGTGTTCGAACTGCTTGGCAAGCCGGCTAGGGGCAAGACCTGCGAGGCCATTCTCGGCATCATCGCCGAAGGTGAAGAGATCATCGAAGAATTCAAGGGATCTCCCGCCTTGGACGCCGGTCTCATCTCGTCTGCACAGGCTGTCGAACATTACGAGATCGCTCGTTACGGCACGCTGAAAGCTTGGGCGACGCAGCTCGGCATGAAGGAAGCCGTAGTCCTTCTCGACGCTACTTTGCAGGAAGAAGTTGCCACGGACGAAAAGCTCACCCAGCTTGGCGAAGGTTCGGCAAACAAAAAGGGCACGCGCAAGAGCGCTTGA
- a CDS encoding DNA-3-methyladenine glycosylase has translation MDKARFFSRPAHLVAPDLIGATLLLDGVGGFIVETEAYAATDPASHSFAGQTPRNRSMFGPPAHIYVYRSYGIHWCLNFVCETGSAVLIRAIEPTKGLQIMRERRRVDAVRLLCSGPGRVCQALAITGEMDGTSLDQRRIDLRLPDAAPRVVVGKRIGISKGADMPWRFGLKDSPMASRKF, from the coding sequence GTGGACAAAGCGCGTTTCTTCAGTCGTCCGGCACATCTTGTCGCCCCTGATCTGATCGGTGCGACTCTTCTGCTTGATGGCGTCGGTGGTTTCATTGTCGAGACCGAGGCCTATGCCGCAACGGATCCTGCGTCTCATAGCTTCGCAGGGCAAACGCCGCGCAACCGCTCCATGTTCGGGCCACCGGCGCATATCTACGTTTATCGGTCCTATGGCATCCACTGGTGCCTCAATTTCGTTTGCGAAACCGGCAGCGCCGTCCTCATCCGCGCCATCGAACCGACAAAGGGACTGCAGATCATGCGGGAGCGGCGGCGTGTCGATGCTGTCAGGCTCCTCTGCAGCGGACCCGGAAGAGTGTGTCAGGCATTGGCCATCACGGGAGAAATGGACGGAACAAGCCTCGATCAGCGGCGCATCGACCTGAGATTGCCGGACGCCGCGCCACGCGTGGTTGTCGGCAAGCGCATCGGCATCAGCAAGGGCGCGGATATGCCGTGGCGCTTCGGGTTGAAGGATTCGCCGATGGCCAGCCGAAAATTCTAG
- a CDS encoding DeoR/GlpR family DNA-binding transcription regulator, which translates to MHEKERHRIILSAVQGKPVITVPELVELTDSSEATIRRDIAALHVQKRLRRVRGGAEAINPPQFVGLAGRPFSVNEGLHARQKQAIAKEAVALCQDGEPIIINGGTTTFQMVHFLANRRMQVFTNSFPIAEHLLKHSKNTVMLSGGTIYREQNIILSPFDNDVTRNFYARRMFMGAQGLGPLGLMEGDPLLIQAEQKLIDQADELVVLIDSSKFHKRSSLILCGLKRITTVITDSGIEDRHVQMLEDAGVGLVIANTRSGIVEENASSSA; encoded by the coding sequence ATGCACGAGAAAGAGCGACACAGGATCATCCTGTCGGCGGTCCAGGGCAAGCCGGTGATTACCGTGCCAGAACTTGTGGAACTGACAGACAGTTCCGAAGCGACGATCCGCAGGGATATCGCGGCGCTGCATGTGCAGAAGCGTCTCCGCCGGGTGCGCGGCGGCGCCGAAGCTATCAATCCACCGCAATTCGTCGGCCTCGCCGGCCGGCCGTTCAGCGTCAACGAAGGTCTGCATGCCCGCCAGAAGCAGGCCATTGCGAAAGAGGCCGTCGCGCTCTGCCAGGATGGCGAGCCGATCATCATCAATGGCGGCACGACGACGTTCCAGATGGTGCATTTTTTGGCCAACCGCCGCATGCAGGTGTTCACCAATTCCTTCCCGATCGCCGAGCATCTGCTGAAGCACTCGAAGAACACCGTGATGCTGTCCGGCGGCACCATCTACCGCGAGCAGAACATTATCCTCAGCCCGTTCGACAACGACGTGACGCGCAATTTTTACGCGCGCCGCATGTTCATGGGGGCTCAAGGGCTCGGTCCACTCGGCCTGATGGAAGGGGATCCGCTGCTTATCCAGGCGGAACAGAAACTGATCGATCAGGCCGACGAACTCGTCGTGCTGATCGACTCGTCGAAATTTCACAAGCGCTCCAGCCTCATCCTGTGCGGGCTGAAGCGCATCACGACCGTGATTACGGATTCGGGCATCGAGGACCGTCACGTCCAGATGCTCGAGGATGCCGGCGTCGGCTTGGTTATCGCCAATACGCGGTCGGGCATCGTTGAGGAGAATGCTTCGTCGTCGGCTTGA
- a CDS encoding GlsB/YeaQ/YmgE family stress response membrane protein, with the protein MGIESILIFILIGAIAGWLAGLIVSGFGFGLLGNIVIGIIGAFIAGALFPRLGFGTGGGIVWAIIHATLGAVILLVLIRIVKRA; encoded by the coding sequence ATGGGTATCGAAAGTATTCTCATCTTCATTCTCATCGGCGCGATTGCAGGCTGGCTGGCCGGGCTGATCGTCTCCGGCTTCGGCTTCGGTCTTCTGGGCAATATCGTCATCGGCATCATTGGCGCTTTCATAGCCGGCGCCCTTTTCCCGAGGCTCGGCTTCGGCACCGGTGGCGGTATCGTTTGGGCGATCATCCACGCGACGCTCGGGGCAGTGATTCTCCTCGTCCTGATAAGGATCGTCAAGCGCGCCTGA